In Asterias amurensis chromosome 4, ASM3211899v1, one genomic interval encodes:
- the LOC139936026 gene encoding sequestosome-1-like: protein MALTVKAYLKRGENVGKEIRRFSVDPTVAANYEYMSKKVAQVFPSLGSPDNFTLAWKDTDEDLITFSSDEELVEALGQRDGDVFRIFVKETKTSRGSDGYDGRSPNVREEDIFHPGVVCDGCNSPIRGPRFKCIECPDYDLCKRCESKGLHEEHQFVKFRKPQIGRTRLGGFGCNPGMWRAFSGGHGHPGWRHWWLQQQQQQQQQYCQREQQQCGSTDNPQQKSEGAGPKPEGTSQADASQGYGPGFPDPANFLRDIGQSVAQMLDPLGIDVDIDVAHNGERRKCGGGRGHGRRFYGGGYPHGHGHGSKKCKKGKGKWKYHCSSDEEKEQGGEAAKDETVSEASPGTSEEMKGAKAQEAMDTEGNDGQRRREESGWTMLDESDSTGGSSSQSKPSPSAPTFPQTDLTVDGEADKLKDLHISTHPDERIANALSYMQAMGYDNEGGWLTHLLETKNGDINRALDAIKFGKK from the exons ATGGCACTTACCGTGAAGGCGTACCTAAAGCGAGGGGAGAATGTTGGCAAAGAAATTCGGCGCTTTTCTGTGGACCCGACTGTTGCAGCCAACTATGAGTACATGTCAAAGAAAGTAGCTCAAGTCTTTCCCTCTTTAGGATCACCGGACAACTTTACTTTGGCCTGGAAAG ACACTGATGAAGACCTGATAACATTCTCCAGTGATGAGGAATTAGTAGAAGCTCTTGGCCAGAGAGATGGAGATGTGTTCCGCATCTTCGTCAAAG AGACTAAGACTAGTCGAGGCTCTGATGGATATGATGGCCGCAGCCCAAATGTACGTGAAGAGGATATCTTTCATCCGGGTGTTGTCTGTGATGGCTGTAATTCTCCTATCCGGGGACCACGTTTCAAGTGTATCGAGTGCCCAGATTACGATCTTTGCAAAAGATGCGAGTCAAAGGGACTGCATGAGGAACACCAGTTCGTCAAGTTCCGCAAACCTCAGATTGGCCGAACAAGACTTGGG GGTTTTGGTTGTAATCCTGGTATGTGGCGAGCTTTTAGCGGCGGGCATGGTCATCCAGGATGGCGCCATTGGTGGttgcagcaacaacaacaacaacaacagcagtaTTGCCAGCGTGAGCAACAGCAATGTGGCAGCACAGACAACCCACAGCAGAAGTCTGAGGGTGCAGGTCCAAAACCTGAAGGAACAAGCCAGGCTGACGCAAGCCAAGGATATGGTCCAGGATTCCCTGACCCAGCCAACTTTCTTCGTGATATTGGGCAGTCTGTTGCACAAATGCTGGACCCCCTCG GCATTGATGTTGACATAGATGTGGCGCACAATGGTGAACGTCGCAAGTGTGGTGGTGGACGTGGGCATGGGCGTCGCTTCTATGGCGGCGGATACCCACATGGCCATGGTCATGGCAGCAAGAAGTGCAAAAAGGGCAAAGGAAAGTGGAAGTATCATTGTTCAAGCGATGAAGAGAAAGAACAGGGGGGTGAAGCTGCAAAGGATGAGACTGTTTCTGAAGCGTCACCTGGAACAAGCGAGGAGATGAAAGGGGCTAAGGCTCAGGAAGCTATG GATACAGAGGGAAATGATGGGCAGCGTCGTCGTGAGGAATCTGGATGGACTATGCTAGATGAATCTGACTCTACTGGAGGCAGTTCCAGTCAATCTAAACCATCACCATCTGCTCCAACCTTCCCTCAAACTGACCTGACTGTAGATGGTGAAGCTGACAAACTGAAAGATCTGCACATCAGCACCCACCCAG ATGAACGCATTGCTAATGCACTGAGCTACATGCAAGCTATGGGTTATGATAATGAGGGTGGTTGGCTGACTCATCTCCTTGAGACCAAGAATGGAGACATCAATCGAGCCCTGGACGCCATTAAGTTTGGCAAGAAGTAG
- the LOC139935810 gene encoding uncharacterized protein codes for MPGRNFYTIVRPGHYPDSLQRHRPKQLAGCVSSSTQQCLHLLHNTENTESEQKHQARKHLLKSKRNQTHFRKTVKNGFKTIGEEPGYCGNCQLPFDRMRSHLRKCHPRLYRRIILTLRKTSPEPSSGGDVKTSHIKTKTSRQKRR; via the exons ATGCCTGGACGAAACTTCTACACCATTGTCCGACCTGGGCATTATCCGGACAGTTTGCAAAGACATAGGCCTAAACAGT TGGCAGGTTGTGTGAGTTCATCAACACAGCAGTGCCTACATTTACTACACAACACAGAAAACACAGAGTCGGAACAAAAACATCAAGCAAGGAAACATTTGTTGAAAAGTAAGAGAAACCAAACACATTTCCGAAAAACTGTGAAAAATGGTTTCAAGACGATTGGCGAGGAGCCCGGATATTGCGGAAACTGCCAGCTACC ATTCGACAGGATGAGAAGTCATTTAAGGAAGTGTCATCCGCGACTATACCGGAGAATTATTCTTACATTGCGGAAAACAAGCCCAGAACCATCTAGTGGTGGCGATGTCAAAACATCTCACATCAAAACGAAAACATCTCGGCAAAAGAGACGGTAA
- the LOC139935809 gene encoding sterol regulatory element-binding protein 1-like gives MIITSSKLCVKSRPYIFCHFGVVFFFSVLHYLSTCPHVVRFTQVSKLEMADQLQQWLFSSDPLGDLDPSLHSPGGSDVLLDDIDDVIKYECPDDSLLLDSTLGTSSINDSGFLSPDSHFDMLLSSQASRLQDHDTQQQQQQQQQQQQLSPVQIISSPIVQPKTNQNQLQGQNVENQQLQNQLQQQQQQATVQIQQLLQQLQMQAQRQAQLQEQQKQEAQKQLLQQQSFQLKQQQLQQQLLQNAVSVQQVTPPTPTSPTVPITIATSPTLKTCNTVIGKKCVATPTVKSNQQVVISPQVGQQTTSSKLTVQSPIATVPVSKPVHPVTTTYQQVVVPTQIVKTEPTKCLPVVSVTSASLQINNGTSVITNIPVLLDNDKLPISRLTSNRTELLPPPKKGEKRTAHNAIEKRYRSSINSKIQELKQMVVGHDAKIQKSGILQKAIDHIKFLRNTVNKLKQENIVLRVQSDKPNCLSDSIQVKTEPMTPPPSDTSSPHLSPMSSSSDIGSPELCEEEAMESNFSYDDDDDFKSEPYSPNGLLDRTRLGLCVFMFCFLTLDPFGILVNSFGSSGASFERQHGHGRTILAEEETFEQTWLQWLAPACLVWFINAAIVIGFLAGVFVFGEPVTKSLSEASTTFWRHRKQADLDLARGDYAAAASQLRTCLTALGRPLPTSRLDLMSSLVWNILRHVLNRLLIGRWLAALAGGLHRKREGEKCPDGQSSARDGALVYHKLHQLHMSGYLTDGELYAINMGLCAMNLAECAGDAISSATLTEIYVTQALCFKISLSSRLQVFSRYFLSRARHIGAGGSELPSLQWLFHPMGYRFFLYGSWTCKPMESLYSVAGNPTDPLSFVSQAYREHLFEKAVYSLESPDSKAPSTNSKVERDPQCSETLQYLQRLSECADVASAPRQAFAIGSNMSAVSGADPVSKWWCNIVFVAVHWLMGDEAAAERLYSAVECLPQQLQSTEDALPKAAQLAFKARKIFLSPSINHKEQMLDECLYMANKSSTHLRSSLNYSGQQGHEKITQAMQVLVCDWLLSTRTAVWQNQQGCANNATQVISPSELSSFQQDLSCIRKLSTSFKAAMPRVYLYQATARLMAGAHPAKTQQLLDRSLRRRVTNAYSSMKDEDEVVVSDRDRASALLMACRHLPFPLLSSPGQRECMLAEAARSLEKIGDHRGLQDCQQMLRSLQNGGTNCQAASIACC, from the exons ATGATCATCACATCAAGTAAGCTGTGTGTAAAAAGTCGTCCCTACATATTTTGTCACTTTGGAGTTGTATTCTTCTTCAGCGTTCTCCATTATTTATCTACGTGTCCTCATGTCGTACGATTTACTCAAGTATCCAAACTAGAGATGGCGGACCAGCTACAGCAGTGGCTGTTTTCGTCCGATCCTTTGGGGGATCTGGATCCAAGTTTACACTCTCCAGGAGGCAGTGATGTTTTACTGGATGATATTGATG ATGTTATTAAGTATGAATGTCCAGATGACTCGCTCCTTTTGGACAGCACCCTGGGAACTTCTTCCATCAATGATTCCGGCTTCCTGTCTCCTGACTCTCATTTTGATATGCTGCTGTCATCTCAAGCATCAAGACTGCAAGATCATGACacacagcagcaacagcagcagcaacagcagcagcaacaactaAGTCCTGTTCAAATAATTTCAAGTCCGATTGTCCAGCCTAAGACAAATCAAAATCAGCTCCAAGGGCAAAACGTTGAGAATCAGCAGCTTCAGAACCAactgcagcagcaacagcagcaggcCACTGTGCAGATACAACAGCTGTTGCAGCAACTACAGATGCAAGCACAGCGACAGGCACAGTTACAAGAGCAGCAAAAGCAGGAAGCACAAAAACAGCTTCTTCAGCAGCAGTCCTTTCAACTAAAACAGCAACAGTTACAACAGCAACTATTACAAAATGCAGTGTCTGTACAGCAGGTGACACCACCCACCCCAACTTCACCAACTGTCCCGATTACTATCGCAACATCGCCTACCCTGAAAACATGTAATACGGTCATTGGAAAAAAATGTGTGGCCACGCCGACTGTGAAGTCtaaccaacaagttgtaatttctCCACAAGTTGGGCAACAGACGACAAGCTCCAAGCTGACAGTACAATCTCCCATTGCAACTGTTCCTGTATCCAAACCAGTACATCCAGTTACCACTACCTACCAACAG gttgttgtCCCTACACAAATTGTCAAAACTGAGCCAACTAAATGCCTGCCTGTTGTCTCTGTGACGAGCGCCTCCTTGCAAATAAACAACGGCACATCAGTCATAACAAACATCCCTGTCCTTCTGGACAATGACAAGTTACCCATCAGCAGACTCACATCAAATAGAACTGAACTTCTTCCGCCCCCTAAAAAGGGTGAAAAGAGAACCGCACACAATGCTATTGAGAAGCGATATCGTTCAAGCATTAACAGCAAAATCCAGGAGTTGAAACAGATGGTGGTTGGGCATGATGCTAAG ATCCAAAAATCAGGCATCCTTCAGAAGGCTATCGATCACATCAAATTCCTTCGGAACACGGTCAACAAGCTCAAACAAGAGAATATAGTCTTGAGAGTGCAGTCTGACAAGCCCAACTGTT TGTCGGATTCAATTCAAGTCAAGACAGAACCTATGACACCACCACCATCCGACACCAGTTCACCCCATCTCAGCCCAATGAGTAGCAGCTCCGACATCGGCAGCCCTGAGCTTTGTGAGGAAGAGGCCATGGAATCAAACTTCTCCTACGATGACGATGATGACTTCAAATCTGAACCCTACAGCCCTAATGGTCTGCTTGATCGTACCCGCTTGGGACTCtgtgttttcatgttttgtttcttgACACTGGATCCTTTTGGGATCTTAGTCAACTCCTTTGGCTCAAGTGGCGCTAGCTTTGAGAGACAACATGGACATGGGCGTACTATTCTTGCAGAGGAAG AAACATTTGAGCAGACATGGTTGCAGTGGTTGGCTCCAGCATGCCTAGTGTGGTTCATTAATGCAGCTATTGTCATTGGTTTCTTGGCTGGAGTCTTTGTCTTTGGAGAACCTGTCACTAAATCTCTCAGTGAAGCATCAACAACATTTTGGAGGCATCGCAAACAAGCTGATTTGGATCTTGCAAGA ggaGACTATGCAGCAGCAGCAAGCCAATTGCGCACATGTCTTACTGCCCTGGGACGTCCACTACCAACATCCAGACTCGATCTGATGTCGTCTCTTGTATGGAACATCTTGCGCCATGTGCTAAATCGTCTTCTGATTGGTCGCTGGCTGGCAGCCCTTGCAGGAGGACTGCACAGGAAGCGAGAAGGTGAAAAGTGTCCCGATGGCCAGTCATCTGCTCGGGATGGCGCCCTAGTGTATCACAAGCTACATCAGCTTCACATGAGTG GATATTTGACAGACGGAGAGCTATATGCCATTAACATGGGTCTGTGTGCCATGAACCTTGCTGAGTGTGCAGGTGATGCTATCAGTTCAGCTACATTGACTGAGATCTATGTCACCCAGGCACTGTGCTTCAAAATCAGTCTGTCTAGCAGGCTTCAAGTGTTCTCA AGATACTTTCTGAGTCGTGCACGTCACATTGGAGCAGGTGGTTCTGAGTTACCATCTCTGCAATGGTTGTTTCATCCAATGGGGTATCGTTTCTTCCTCTATGGATCATGGACCTGCAAACCCATGGAAAGTCTTTACAGTGTCGCTGGAAATCCAA CTGACCCACTGTCCTTTGTTAGCCAAGCCTACAGAGAACATCTCTTTGAGAAAGCAGTTTACTCATTGGAATCACCAGATTCAAAGGCTCCATCAACTAACTCAAAAGTtgaaag agACCCACAGTGTTCTGAGACATTACAATATCTACAGCGTCTTAGTGAATGTGCTGATGTTGCGAGTGCTCCAAGGCAGGCATTTGCCATTGGATCCAACATGTCTGCAGTTTCAG GTGCCGACCCAGTTTCTAAGTGGTGGTGTAACATTGTCTTTGTTGCTGTTCATTGGCTTATGGGAGATGAGGCAGCAGCGGAGAGACTCTACTCAGCAGTGGAATGTCTGCCTCAGCAGCTCCAGAGCACCGA GGATGCTTTACCAAAGGCAGCACAGCTTGCCTTTAAGGCCAGAAAGATCTTTCTGAGTCCATCCATCAATCACAAGGAACAGATGCTTGATGAGTGTTTGTACATGGCCAACAAGTCCAGCACACACCTGAGAAGCAGTCTCAACTACTCTGGACAACAGGGACATGAAAAAATAACACAG GCTATGCAGGTTCTTGTTTGTGATTGGCTTCTATCTACCCGCACTGCTGTTTGGCAGAACCAACAAGGTTGTGCCAATAACGCCACCCAAGTCATCTCGCCATCTGAGCTGTCATCATTCCAGCAGGACCTCTCATGCATCCGTAAGCTATCCACATCCTTCAAAGCAGCAATGCCAAGGGTGTATCTATACCAGGCAACAGCAAGACTGATGGCAGGAGCACATCCAGCTAAGACACAGCAACTACTCGACAGGAGTTTGAGGCGGAGGGTCACCAATGCTTACTCAAGCATGAAAG ACGAAGATGAGGTAGTTGTGAGTGATCGTGATAGAGCTTCAGCACTCCTAATGGCTTGTAGGCATCTTCCATTCCCATTACTGTCATCACCAGGACAGAGGGAATGTATGCTGGCAGAAGCAGCAAGATCATTAGAGAAGATTGGTGACCATAGGGGATTGCAGGACTGCCAACAGATGCTAAGAAGTCTTCAGAATGGTGGCACTAACTGCCAGGCTGCATCCATAGCCTGCTGCTGA